A DNA window from Bdellovibrio sp. BCCA contains the following coding sequences:
- a CDS encoding M16 family metallopeptidase encodes MKKITVALTLPLICASFVACSSSSKKGDKTPSSGYVTKGNGSFKLQPYKEITLENGLKVFYVHDASLPRVSLTLMMKTGSMQEPAQHPGLNALTAYLLEQGTQSKDAMKIADDFGQLGSSLDISPGADVTTVYADSLTTGSETLLELFADVAMNPAFKGTEISRIRAQMIAGLQKKIDNPSSYADDESDKFVFGDHPYGRDVNGTIESLRGTSKQDIIKHYLTFYRPNNASLAVVGSFDEAYEKRIQDVFAKWTKRTIPVVNVATPPASDSLKVKLIVKKGLQQTQIRISELGISRNDPDYLALRLGNEVLGGSFASRLNQKVRDDLGLTYSIYSFFDVRKERGSFDISTFTKNETAGKTLDEALKVVTDYLNNGAQESEITASRNQLIGQFPRAIETADRLAYNLLALDFYGIPVDYLTDFNKNVANLRLKDSNAAFKKAVDPNKFKVLVYGNENIIPQFEKYKPEIVKAK; translated from the coding sequence ATGAAGAAGATAACAGTAGCCCTAACCCTTCCTTTGATTTGTGCTTCGTTTGTCGCGTGCTCAAGTTCTTCAAAAAAAGGGGATAAAACTCCTTCTTCGGGATATGTGACAAAAGGCAATGGCTCTTTTAAATTGCAGCCTTATAAAGAAATCACTTTAGAAAATGGCCTCAAAGTATTCTACGTTCACGATGCTTCATTGCCGCGTGTGAGTCTGACACTGATGATGAAAACAGGCTCCATGCAAGAGCCGGCTCAACATCCGGGTTTGAATGCGTTGACAGCGTATCTTCTGGAGCAGGGAACACAATCTAAAGATGCGATGAAAATTGCTGACGACTTCGGCCAATTGGGCTCTTCTTTAGATATCTCTCCTGGTGCGGATGTAACGACTGTGTACGCCGATTCTCTCACGACGGGTTCAGAGACACTTTTGGAGTTATTTGCAGACGTCGCGATGAATCCGGCATTTAAAGGCACTGAAATTTCCCGTATTCGCGCGCAAATGATCGCGGGCTTACAAAAGAAAATCGACAATCCTTCATCGTACGCGGATGATGAGTCGGATAAGTTTGTATTTGGTGATCATCCTTATGGACGTGACGTGAATGGAACGATTGAATCTCTTCGCGGCACCAGCAAGCAAGATATCATCAAACACTACCTGACATTCTACCGTCCCAACAATGCGTCTTTGGCTGTTGTCGGAAGCTTTGATGAAGCTTATGAAAAAAGAATCCAGGATGTTTTTGCTAAGTGGACGAAAAGAACAATTCCGGTTGTGAATGTGGCAACTCCTCCGGCGTCGGATTCTTTAAAGGTGAAATTGATCGTGAAAAAAGGTTTGCAGCAAACGCAAATCCGTATCTCTGAATTGGGAATTTCACGCAACGATCCTGATTACTTGGCACTGCGTTTAGGTAATGAAGTGTTGGGCGGAAGCTTTGCCAGCCGCTTGAATCAAAAAGTTCGCGACGATCTGGGTTTGACGTACTCGATTTATTCTTTCTTTGACGTAAGAAAAGAGCGTGGAAGTTTTGACATTTCGACATTTACGAAGAATGAAACGGCTGGAAAGACCTTGGATGAGGCTTTGAAAGTTGTGACAGATTATTTGAACAACGGAGCGCAAGAGTCTGAAATCACGGCCTCACGCAATCAGCTGATTGGTCAGTTCCCGCGTGCGATTGAGACTGCGGACCGCTTGGCTTACAATCTTTTGGCTTTGGATTTTTACGGAATTCCGGTGGACTATTTGACGGACTTTAATAAGAACGTCGCAAATCTTCGACTGAAAGATTCCAACGCGGCTTTCAAAAAGGCCGTTGATCCTAATAAATTCAAAGTGCTGGTTTACGGAAATGAAAACATCATTCCGCAATTTGAAAAATACAAACCAGAAATCGTAAAAGCGAAATAA
- a CDS encoding LysR family transcriptional regulator: MKNLYQLTTFVTVISEGSMTAAADKLYLTQPAVSQQIRNLEEDLGVELLVRGVRQIKATPQGEVLYEYAKKIINLTQQAEIAIKSIGNQMKGQLRIGTLNSLGLHLMSPIVGRLMRHNPDLMLKIDYERGDELIKGFKKGQYDILILPDAKVEFSAELENCEQKFLVKEEMWLVGSSKDEKMPQQITMKDISAFPLVNFTDEFPGFSGLVNSKLQALGLQVASIFESANVGTLKRVIEAGLGWGFLPAHSIKKQVRSGRLNRVYVKDLHYEIDLMFYYKKNSDNKALVEIFYQTMAQQEKG; the protein is encoded by the coding sequence GTGAAGAACCTCTATCAGCTGACCACCTTTGTAACAGTCATCAGTGAGGGCAGCATGACGGCTGCAGCTGATAAGCTTTATCTGACTCAGCCCGCAGTTTCCCAGCAAATTCGCAATCTGGAGGAAGATCTAGGTGTGGAGCTCTTGGTGCGCGGTGTACGCCAAATTAAAGCGACTCCTCAAGGCGAAGTCCTCTACGAGTACGCCAAAAAAATTATCAATCTGACACAACAAGCGGAAATCGCGATCAAATCCATCGGCAATCAAATGAAGGGGCAGCTTCGAATTGGGACATTGAACTCACTCGGTCTTCACTTAATGAGTCCGATTGTGGGTCGACTTATGCGCCACAATCCGGATCTGATGTTGAAGATCGATTACGAACGCGGTGACGAATTGATCAAAGGTTTTAAAAAAGGTCAGTATGACATCTTGATTCTTCCGGACGCGAAGGTGGAGTTTTCTGCAGAGCTGGAAAACTGCGAACAGAAATTCCTGGTAAAGGAAGAGATGTGGCTGGTGGGTTCAAGCAAAGATGAAAAAATGCCTCAGCAGATCACGATGAAAGATATCAGTGCCTTCCCATTGGTGAATTTCACGGATGAGTTTCCAGGATTCAGTGGTCTTGTGAACAGCAAATTGCAGGCTCTGGGTTTACAAGTCGCCTCGATTTTTGAATCAGCCAATGTAGGAACATTAAAGCGCGTGATCGAAGCGGGCTTAGGTTGGGGATTTTTGCCAGCGCACTCAATCAAAAAACAAGTGCGCTCCGGACGTTTGAACCGCGTCTACGTGAAGGACCTTCACTATGAAATCGATCTGATGTTCTATTATAAAAAGAACTCCGACAATAAAGCTTTGGTCGAGATTTTTTATCAAACCATGGCTCAACAGGAGAAAGGTTAG